One region of Acidobacteriota bacterium genomic DNA includes:
- the guaA gene encoding glutamine-hydrolyzing GMP synthase, with protein MHRRGIAVLDFGGQYAHLIATKVRSRGVHAEIREPDDPVDTFRGYRGIILSGSPSLSAHDEDSGWSRGVLDLGIPILGFCFGHQEIAKHGGGSVEHTRREYGAATLHVTQGSPLFDGLKREEVVWMSHGDTVTRLAGGFEEIGYSTGGAARSHDHRNAAIANEALRQYGLQFHPEVDDTPCGARILENFAVTICGAARDWAVGDQVKERAAALRREVGDRAVLLLASGGVDSTVCAKLFERAISASKLRLLHIDNGLMRKDESAGVVAALKSLGLGPSLTHVDASAEFLGAIEGLDDPEKKRKAIGDTFVKVFEREAGKLGLGDVLLGQGTIYPDTIETGGTKRADVIKTHHNRVPIIQEMMRAGKVVEPLKDLYKVEVRELGRALGLDPASVDRHPFPGPGLGIRVAAAREVPGDYDEPGLRKGIDEVLRGTGLSGLPLPVRSVGVKADLRSYEHPVMLTGPFPGWDRLTAVATSLAKTVHGLNRCLFELSGRAPKTARLVPATVTRRRLDLLREIDAIVMGALERHDLMREVWQCPTVLVPVSLDGRGQELVVIRPVHSERAMTARPAWVGEACAAEITKAILAFEPVGAVAIDATTKPPATIEWE; from the coding sequence ATGCACCGACGCGGCATCGCGGTCCTCGATTTCGGCGGGCAGTACGCCCATCTGATCGCCACGAAGGTCCGCTCGCGCGGCGTCCACGCCGAGATCCGCGAGCCCGACGATCCCGTCGACACGTTTCGCGGCTACCGGGGGATCATCCTCTCCGGGAGCCCCTCCCTCAGCGCGCACGACGAGGACTCGGGGTGGAGCCGCGGCGTCCTCGATCTCGGCATCCCCATCCTCGGATTCTGCTTCGGCCACCAGGAGATCGCGAAGCACGGCGGCGGATCGGTCGAGCATACGCGACGCGAGTACGGCGCGGCGACGCTCCACGTCACGCAAGGCTCGCCTCTCTTCGACGGTCTGAAGCGCGAGGAGGTCGTCTGGATGAGCCACGGCGACACCGTGACCCGCCTCGCGGGAGGGTTCGAGGAGATCGGCTATTCGACCGGCGGCGCGGCTCGGTCGCACGATCACCGGAACGCGGCGATCGCGAACGAGGCCCTGAGGCAGTACGGCCTCCAGTTCCACCCGGAGGTCGACGACACCCCCTGCGGCGCCCGGATCCTCGAAAACTTCGCGGTGACGATCTGCGGGGCCGCGCGCGACTGGGCGGTGGGGGACCAGGTGAAAGAGCGCGCCGCCGCGCTCCGCCGCGAGGTGGGAGATCGCGCCGTCCTCCTCCTGGCGTCGGGGGGCGTCGACTCGACGGTCTGCGCGAAGCTCTTCGAGCGGGCGATCAGCGCGTCGAAGCTCAGGCTCCTCCACATCGACAACGGCCTCATGAGGAAGGACGAGAGCGCGGGAGTCGTCGCGGCCCTGAAGTCCCTGGGGCTGGGCCCGTCCCTGACGCACGTCGACGCGTCGGCCGAGTTCCTCGGCGCGATCGAGGGGCTCGACGACCCGGAGAAGAAGAGGAAGGCGATCGGGGACACCTTCGTGAAGGTCTTCGAGCGCGAGGCGGGAAAACTGGGCCTCGGCGATGTCCTCCTCGGGCAGGGGACGATCTACCCCGACACGATCGAGACGGGGGGCACGAAGCGCGCCGACGTGATCAAGACGCACCACAACCGCGTGCCGATCATCCAGGAGATGATGCGGGCCGGGAAGGTGGTCGAGCCCCTCAAGGATCTCTACAAGGTCGAGGTGAGGGAGCTGGGACGGGCGCTCGGCCTCGATCCGGCGAGCGTCGATCGCCACCCGTTCCCGGGCCCGGGTCTCGGCATCCGCGTCGCGGCCGCGCGCGAGGTCCCCGGCGATTACGACGAGCCCGGATTGCGGAAGGGGATCGACGAGGTCCTTCGCGGCACCGGCCTCTCGGGCCTTCCGCTCCCCGTGCGGTCGGTCGGCGTGAAGGCCGACCTCCGGAGCTACGAGCACCCCGTGATGCTGACGGGACCCTTCCCCGGATGGGATCGGCTCACGGCCGTCGCGACGAGCCTCGCGAAGACGGTCCACGGCCTCAACCGGTGCCTCTTCGAGCTCTCCGGGCGCGCGCCGAAGACGGCCCGCCTCGTCCCGGCGACCGTCACGCGCCGCCGCCTCGATCTCCTGCGCGAGATCGACGCGATCGTGATGGGCGCCCTCGAGCGGCACGACCTCATGCGCGAGGTCTGGCAGTGCCCGACGGTCCTCGTTCCCGTCTCGCTCGACGGGCGCGGCCAGGAGCTGGTGGTAATTCGCCCCGTCCACTCCGAGCGGGCGATGACGGCGCGCCCCGCCTGGGTCGGCGAGGCCTGCGCCGCCGAGATCACGAAGGCGATCCTCGCGTTCGAGCCCGTGGGCGCGGTGGCGATCGACGCGACGACGAAGCCCCCCGCAACGATCGAGTGGGAGTGA
- a CDS encoding phosphatase PAP2 family protein, translating to MLQKSIRAIESLTLVAVLLVLSVAAADAKPKSTTLAGHSAEARFKHSLPRLRYWNQVAVDASGIDHMPGQAGEQLGPGRASRAMAIVHIAIFDAVNAIAGAFEPYGDVPRAKPGASMDAAIATAAHDALIGVFPAQTSRLDDLYDADMKGVRAEGGRPVADGLAAGHRAAAEILARRTGDGSETPEPIIGVSWTTSNDPGRWRMDPISLKPVALGAHWGDVKPFVLTSSDQFRVPPPPALDSAEYTAAYNEAKAIGGDGVVTPTIRTPEQTVIGTYWAYDGTPSLCAPPRLYNQITMKIAEQMHTDLVDLARLLALVNTSMADAGISVWESKYYYDFWRPVTGIRESDPGTGPTGLGDGNADTIGDPTYVPLCAPASNLAGPNFTPPFPAYPSGHAGFGGALFETLRNFYGTDAIPFSFVSDEFNGVTTDNAGNVRPIISRSFSTLSQAEDENGQSRIYLGIHWRFDKVEGIHQGNMVADYVFDHAFLPVAAGSAKAKHK from the coding sequence ATGCTGCAGAAGTCCATCCGTGCGATCGAATCGCTCACGCTCGTCGCGGTCCTGCTCGTCCTGTCGGTCGCCGCGGCCGACGCGAAGCCGAAATCGACGACCCTTGCCGGCCACTCCGCCGAAGCGCGCTTCAAGCACTCGCTCCCGCGCCTCAGGTACTGGAATCAGGTGGCTGTCGACGCGAGCGGCATCGATCACATGCCGGGGCAGGCCGGTGAGCAGCTCGGTCCGGGTCGCGCGAGCCGCGCGATGGCCATCGTCCACATCGCGATTTTCGACGCGGTGAACGCGATCGCGGGGGCCTTCGAGCCGTACGGCGATGTCCCGCGGGCGAAGCCGGGTGCCTCGATGGACGCGGCGATTGCAACCGCCGCCCACGACGCCCTGATCGGCGTATTCCCCGCGCAGACGTCGCGGCTCGACGACCTCTACGACGCCGACATGAAGGGAGTGCGCGCGGAAGGGGGTCGCCCGGTCGCCGACGGCCTCGCTGCCGGCCATCGCGCCGCCGCCGAGATTCTCGCGCGCCGCACGGGGGACGGCTCGGAAACCCCGGAGCCGATCATCGGCGTGAGCTGGACGACGAGCAACGACCCGGGCCGGTGGCGCATGGATCCGATCAGCCTGAAGCCGGTCGCGCTCGGCGCGCACTGGGGGGACGTGAAGCCTTTCGTCCTCACCTCGTCCGACCAGTTCCGCGTCCCGCCGCCACCGGCGCTCGACAGCGCGGAGTACACCGCCGCCTACAACGAGGCGAAGGCGATCGGCGGCGACGGCGTCGTGACGCCCACGATCCGCACGCCGGAGCAGACCGTCATCGGGACGTACTGGGCGTACGACGGCACGCCGAGCCTCTGCGCCCCGCCGCGCCTCTACAACCAGATCACGATGAAGATCGCGGAGCAGATGCACACGGACCTCGTCGATCTCGCGCGCCTCCTGGCTCTCGTGAACACGTCGATGGCCGACGCGGGGATCTCGGTGTGGGAGTCGAAGTACTACTACGATTTCTGGCGCCCCGTGACGGGGATCCGTGAGTCGGATCCGGGAACCGGGCCGACCGGGCTCGGTGACGGGAACGCGGACACGATCGGCGATCCGACGTACGTCCCGTTGTGCGCGCCCGCGAGCAACCTCGCGGGACCGAACTTCACCCCGCCGTTCCCCGCGTACCCGTCCGGCCACGCGGGATTCGGCGGCGCGCTCTTCGAGACGCTGCGGAACTTCTACGGCACGGATGCGATCCCCTTCTCGTTCGTCTCGGACGAGTTCAACGGCGTCACGACCGACAACGCGGGAAACGTGAGGCCGATCATCAGCCGCTCGTTCTCCACCCTGTCACAGGCCGAGGACGAGAACGGCCAGAGCCGCATCTACCTCGGCATCCACTGGCGCTTCGACAAGGTGGAGGGGATCCACCAGGGGAACATGGTCGCCGACTACGTGTTCGATCACGCGTTCCTGCCGGTCGCCGCAGGAAGCGCGAAGGCGAAGCACAAGTAG
- a CDS encoding DUF2974 domain-containing protein, translated as MSRWAAALLLLASAAPASARGGDSCKWVESESGDFWCNERYLYPDPNADTDALRRLEVARRGYLYALAAALVMQKPEEVCHRFAAPARLVEVRPRPDSALSGFEATTFEVRSRVDPNDVEEVVVAFAGTDELRDWAADLGMSDRQYDEASSYTSAVAKAHPGKRLVVTGYSLGGALALHVLNDERTSPLIAECWALNPSPLTHAAVRFDSRIWLASSQRDILKFVRLNHLGAPEAQSATGYDLVPTRHLDAHLHWVLLRNILWEADLALQDPGDRTRSTEPLEILNKSTFAACRRTGK; from the coding sequence GTGAGCCGATGGGCGGCGGCACTCCTGTTGCTGGCCTCGGCGGCACCGGCGTCTGCGCGAGGCGGCGATTCCTGCAAGTGGGTCGAGTCCGAATCCGGCGACTTCTGGTGCAACGAGCGGTACCTGTATCCGGATCCGAACGCGGACACGGATGCCCTGAGGCGGCTGGAGGTCGCGAGGCGAGGCTATCTCTACGCCCTCGCGGCCGCCCTCGTCATGCAGAAGCCCGAGGAGGTCTGCCACCGGTTCGCCGCGCCGGCGCGCCTCGTCGAGGTTCGACCCCGCCCGGACTCGGCGCTCTCCGGGTTCGAGGCGACGACGTTCGAGGTGCGATCGAGAGTCGATCCGAACGACGTCGAGGAGGTCGTCGTCGCCTTCGCGGGAACCGACGAGCTTCGAGACTGGGCGGCGGATCTGGGGATGTCCGACCGGCAGTACGACGAGGCCTCCAGCTACACGTCGGCCGTGGCGAAAGCCCACCCCGGCAAGCGCCTCGTCGTGACGGGGTACTCCCTCGGAGGCGCGCTCGCCCTGCACGTCCTGAACGACGAGAGGACGTCGCCACTCATCGCCGAGTGCTGGGCGCTGAACCCGAGCCCTCTGACCCACGCCGCCGTTCGTTTCGATTCGAGGATCTGGCTGGCGTCGTCACAGCGGGACATCCTGAAGTTCGTCCGGCTCAACCACCTGGGGGCGCCTGAGGCCCAGAGCGCCACGGGGTACGACCTCGTGCCCACCCGTCACCTCGACGCCCACCTCCACTGGGTGCTCCTCCGGAACATCCTCTGGGAAGCCGATCTCGCGCTCCAGGATCCGGGCGATCGGACGAGGAGCACCGAGCCGCTGGAGATACTGAACAAGTCGACCTTCGCGGCGTGCCGCAGGACGGGCAAATGA